The region TGTTCATAAAGGTAAAGCGCTATCGGTGCTGGAATTGTTCTCAAGTGTTTTCCGCCTCTTTGGAATCGATTCCACCCAATCAACACTACACCAATCGATTTTGTGAGTACTTGTATGAACTTTGCGAAGGCTCCACCATTCAAGAGGTTAGCCGAAAGCACCGCATCCCATATACAACATTGGAACGCATTTATTACTCCATCGCATCGAAAAAAGCAAAAGAGCGTCAAACAGCGATAGAAGCATCTTCTCAAGAAGGAATGGTGCTTAGTTTAGATGAAATCGCTGTAAAAAAGGGACATCAGTATGAAACTGTATTGATGGATGCCAGAGCCGGATCGGTCATGGGAATGCATGCCGATCGCCAATGTGACTCCGCCATCAACTTGTTGAGCCAAAATATCCTGTCGAAAGAAATGGTCCAAACGGTGATTCTTGACATGTGGGAACCTTATCATAAGGCGGTTCGCGCCCTGTTTCCATCTGCTTCGATTGTCATCGATAAGTACCATGTGGTTCAAAAAGTGACACAAGCCTTGGATCAAGCAAGAAAGGAATTTTCTCCATTGAAAAAGGCTCGATATCTTCTCTTGAAAGGCTGTGAAAAGCTTCGTAAGGACCAACGGCTTCGATTAGACGATATCTTGGAGGAGTATCCGGCACTTTCCATTGCTTATTATCTGAAAGAGTTGTTTCGGGATTTTTACCGAACCGATGGATATCATGAAGCAAAGGAACGCTTGGAAGAATGGATTCAGTTAGCCAAACAGAGCCCTTTTGCTTCTTTTCAGAAAGCAGCCAACACGCTTGAAAGGTGGAAGGAGCCTATTCTTTCCTACTTTTTGTGCCCATATACGAATGCCCGAATTGAGGGGACGAATCACAAGATCAAAAACATCAAACGCCGGGCATATGGCTATCGAAATCTAGAACGGTTTCGTTTGCGTGTATTTCTGGAGTGTACAGGGAACACTACAGGCAGTCAGGCTGCTTAAGCGCTCCCTTCTTCCGCTATCGGTATGATAGTTGGTAGAATGGAACCCGTCAAGGAAAGCACTTGACTGTTTCCATTCTACCAACTTCGTGGTCTGTATGCGGAAGAAGGATCCTGACTGATGAACCTATTTCATCCAGCTAACATGTCTCTAGGATTGAGTAGAAATCACAGAAAATGGTGAAGACCCTGAATCTTCAACAATACATAAAAGGATTTTATGATGGGCGTAATGATTGGTTTATTGAAGAAGTGCAGAGTGTGACGAATCAACAACGTATAATGAATGTAATGAATCTAAAAGATTATTTGAATGGGCAACATAAGATTCTTCAAAAACAGCCATACATGTACAATGGCAAAGAATTTCATCCACGAAAAATAATTTTACAATATGCAAAGACGTTATTGAA is a window of Geobacillus kaustophilus DNA encoding:
- a CDS encoding ISL3 family transposase; this encodes MLSIPLGLPEFKVIKQELLSYGYTIHVEKTETQERCPHCGFATSSVHDRRTRKVRDLAIFHQPVYLFIKVKRYRCWNCSQVFSASLESIPPNQHYTNRFCEYLYELCEGSTIQEVSRKHRIPYTTLERIYYSIASKKAKERQTAIEASSQEGMVLSLDEIAVKKGHQYETVLMDARAGSVMGMHADRQCDSAINLLSQNILSKEMVQTVILDMWEPYHKAVRALFPSASIVIDKYHVVQKVTQALDQARKEFSPLKKARYLLLKGCEKLRKDQRLRLDDILEEYPALSIAYYLKELFRDFYRTDGYHEAKERLEEWIQLAKQSPFASFQKAANTLERWKEPILSYFLCPYTNARIEGTNHKIKNIKRRAYGYRNLERFRLRVFLECTGNTTGSQAA